The following DNA comes from Pseudopipra pipra isolate bDixPip1 chromosome 14, bDixPip1.hap1, whole genome shotgun sequence.
actctttcccttcccctgggAGAGCATGACAGCAACCACAAGTGGCTGCCTGCAGAAAGGGCAGTACCTGTTTGCAGTTCTCAGGGGAGGTGCTGCACAGCCACACTGCTGTCATGTCCTGGAAAGGTCCAGAAAGTCAGAGGTTACACTCACTTTGAGTTCTCCTGCTATCACAACACACAAATAGTGATGATAACATTTGCAATGTCATTTAAATGCAAGAGGTATAATTTCCCCTACCATTTTTAGTGTTAGCTGTATTAtctcttctgctgttttttctctcaAGCACTCAACTATTGCAGCTGAACTGGATTTTTCACAGCCAGAGGCATCAGCAATTTTCTGTaagcaataaaaacaaacacttttggaCACATTTCCTATATCTGACTGTATGAGCCACCAAACCCAAGAGCCCAGTGTGGGAGCAGAAACTCCTGCCCAAGGATGGCTGGAGCCTTGCATGTcccagctgtgcagggagggaatAGGAAGCCCTCTTAACCTTCACACTGTGGGCTGGGCAGAAGGACAAAACCTATGCCTCCAATTTGGTTTTGATACAGAAATATGCCAAGATAATCCTTCTGATAAATAAGATGCTGGGCTGAGAAAACAGAATGGCATAAAGGGCTTAGAGAATACAACCATCTGTATGGTAACAAAGAGCACTTTATACCATTTTGGTGATGTCTTTCTGGCTGGAGTAACAGCTGTCATTAGAGAGAGCTCATTAAAGTGTTGTCTCTTTTATATCCCAGGTTCTGCATTCCTGGAAGTTGTTTCTTATAGTTGAAGATGAACAAAAAGGGTTGAGGTCAGTACTTCTCAAATTAAACAAACTGAATAAAGTCTTGTTTGTTTGCAAACAGGCATCAAATagaaggggaagagaggagTATTCAGAATCTGATACCATTTGCCAGCCAAAAATTATAGCTCAACTTTCCTTGAAGACACTACATGTTATAACATTCCTTGACATTTCACACTTCTTCCCTGCTTTCTCTCTTCACTTCCTTGGTCTTTTGCTTTCACTGAGACACATGTGGATATTTGGGTACTTGAAAAGCAGAGCATCATTAAATATGGACTGTTTGCACACAGAAACACTTCTTTACTGACTGTGGGTTTTGTTTCACAAGAACAAAAGCCTGTTTCTATATTTTAGAATAAACAGTTTAAGATATGCAAAGctatctgaaaaaaagaattaaaattacCACAAAATACCCACTTGTGCTTCCTCCTTAGGCTGGTCAGTGAACAAACCCAGGAGTGCAGTCCCACTCTCTGAAATGGCCCTGTGGAACAAGCCCTTTGCCAGGGGAGATAAGACCTGTGAAAAAGCAAGGACAAGCATGACAAGCATTGTGTTTTAACCACTGACTAAGAATTCTGATATCAGGAATTGCCATTTAAAACGTTTTGAAATCAAATGTCGTAAGACTTATTCTGCAGCCTCTGACCATAGTTCAGCTGTGCAAAGGGCTTTGGCAGCACCAGCAGAGATAAGGATTTCATGCTTGTCTTTTCCTCTCCCACAGCATTTTGCTTCCCAGACTTCATGGAACTCCAGTGCAAACCAGTAACTAATGGAATATGCCTAAGGcactctggctgtgctgcagaaggGAATAAAGAGCTCTTGGCCAGGGGGCCAAAGCTTAGGAAACAGGAATTTTTATCCCAATGAACCCTGGTTTCACTCTGTGATCTGCACCAAATTGtgaggctggagaagaagagCATCTTAGCCAATGTGCTCAGTGTTGATGGAAAATTTTAACACAATCCCTGGGACACAAAAAGTGTGTCCAGTTCAGCTCTCGTGACTATTCACCTCAATTACTTTGCACAAGTGACTGGTCTGTGAGTCCTCTTACAGGACTTTTCTCACAAGGATAGACTTTGGCAGGTTTGTTTGCattgaaaaaagcaaacacaccAAATTTAATTTAGTGGATGAGAGATGACATTTGGGGACTAATTACAAGTACTTGTGCTGTTGTACCACAGACAGAGGTGATGTGCCACTTACTGTAACAGCATCCCTTTGCTCCCAGACTTCTCATGCAGATACTGAGAATGAACATGGATGGTGGTTTTAATCCCATAAGTAATTAAAATTCAATGTTACTGTGAACTTACAAGAGCAGAAACACTGATTCCTCCTGCAGATTCTCCAGTGATAGTGACAGATCCTGGATCTCCTCCAAAATGGATGATGTTTTCCTGAatccactgcagagctgctacCTGATCTAAATACCCCCAGTTCCCTCGGGCATGTTCATCACCAGTGCTGCAGAGAAAGGACACCTTTGTTTCAATGCTCAGTGCaagaaaaaggcagaggaaaataCAGCCTGTGGTGTGAGAAATCATCTGCCATTCCCTGCACAGAACTTCTCCCcacaactgaaaacaaacagcctTGGGATGAGAGCAGCAGCCCAAGGACAGATCTGAAAGCTGAGTTGGGACTGGTAAATTGTTCCCAGGGGTTGCAGATGCAATTAAGAAATGCAGAGTTTCTTTGCATAAACGAGTCCCCTGCACTTCACAAAGGCTTTGCACACATCATTTTGGAAATCACCTGGCAAAAAATGGGATAAAACATCTTACCTAAAATATCCAAGAACACCTAATCTGTACTGAATTGTTACAACCACCACATTTTCAAAGGCTGCTAATGCTGAACCATCATATGTTGAAGCTGCTCCAGAAACTAATCCACCTCCATGTATCCATACAAAGACCTGgaaagacaaaaccagaatCAACCCAGCACAGACCTGAGCTCCCAGTGATAAAAACTAAATATaacccaaaataaaatatccttTGTTGTTTCACTCCTGATTCTTTCAGATTACATTTCAAAAATGGTAGAAATCTTTTGGATCTGCAAGTCTACAAAATGGCATTGATTTTGTTAAATACTTACACTGTATCAGTGCCCTGTGACTTTGGACAGATTATTTAGAGGAAATCaagcataaaataaatttcctaGAGGTTTTATAGTGGTTTTGCTTACAGGCAACTTCTGCTGTTCTCCTGCAGAAACGGGGGTGTACACATTTAGGTACAAGCAATCTTCAGACACCTGAAGAGGAACCTTCTCCTTTCTATTAGTAATCATGTCTGAAAAATGTTGTCCTTGGACTGGATCCTGCACACACCTGAAAAAATAACAAGCAACAAATacttttaatgtgttttcttcttttgaccTCTCATTAATGAGATGTGTAAAAAGGAGCCACTGCCTACTGCAATACACAGGGACATGCAGATAAATCCTGCTTGTTtcaaaatgttacagaaatatATCTGCAAACACATAGGGCTATAAATGCCTTCAATGGAAAtgtaaattaattattttacatcTCCAACAGCTTTTGATATTGTAATGGGAGGTATTAGACTTGGAGCACTAAACAAGGGCAGGAGGACAAATGGATAAAACATTTACAAGGTAGACTAGAATTGCCCTGCATTTCTTATGTGCCCTATTAACCATGTGACTcagcattttttccttaatatgtATTCCAAAGGTTTATAACCACTGGGAATTATGGCCAAATGCTCCCAGGAGAGAGGATTTTCAGTAAAGTGCTGATCCATATCAGTTCATCCCTGATGCCCATTAAATAGCAGTAAAGAGAGCAGCTAATCAAGATGTCTTTAGAAATGTATTCACTGCAACAGCTGCAGATGTAACGAGATGGCACCAAGGAATTTATCTTTGTGGATTTTGATTGCCCTGGATGTGCAGCAGTGTCATGAAATTGCTtctaatataaatataaatataatatacaattatataaattatacaAATTATACAAAtgattataataatataaatacaaataatataaataatagaaCATATGATAATATAATAAATAGAGAATATTgatttatattatataatataaattaatattataGTAGTAGAAAGTGATTAAATAGAAAATCggaataatattaatataatataatgtatAATAATAAATTCTAtgaattacattaaaatatgtaaCATAATAgtatataaattaatatataatgtaGAAATAATGTATAAATATAGAATGACTTAAATATTCAGTGGTTTTGTCACTGCCTTACGCTGGTGGGTAGGAAGTGGCATCTCTGACACCTTTCCATGGCTCAGGTGGCTGGGGCTCAGAAAACCTCAGGGATCCAAGGGGAGGTTTAGCAAAAGGAAGTCCCAAAAAGACATTTACACTCCTCTCAGCTGTGTCTACTTTGAACTGGAACCCTCGGGCTCTCCCATATTTGGTCTCCACTTCTGGTTGCTCTGCTTTTTGTCCTGGGGGATGTGAGCACAAAATCACAATTGGTCCATTTGTAAGTGCTTACCAGATTTCTAATTGCTGGATTTGCTACTTAAATATACCCCTGTTGTTTACTTAAGAATTTTCATACATAGGGCTTCAACAAACTCTAATCAGTTCTAACAGTACACTAATTTACTATTTTATATTACTAATTTGATTACTAGTATTTTCTAATCAAAattttagattttctaatttattcTAATGCACTTTTCTCACACCTTTATTAAATCAGTCTAGCTGACATTCTTTCAGCCTTCATGTTGACTAGTCTGTGGGTATAGTTTCCCCCAGGTATACCACATGTACTGTCTTACCACTCACATCAGTGACTGCACACCGATCCTAACCTCTTTTGGTCTGGGTGGTTAGATAAAAACCCAATAGATTGCTCTCACTCAGAAAAGGCAATGAAGAGACTAAATCTATTCCAGACCCTAGATAGTACATACAGCCCAAAGAAAAAGCTTCTAAAAATAGTCTGGCATGTACAGATACTGTTAGCATTTAAATAAGATTCCCTTTCAGATCAGTGTGAAAGTTCTCAGTCCCAAGTTACAGATGTGGTACCGTGGCCTGCTCTGCCTCAGCACACAAGATCTTGATTTTGCTGTTTGCAAAGAAGGCAAATAAGATGAATGACTGAAAAGAGAccacaaaaagaaatgaagaactATTTGCTATTCCAACTCCGTTTCTGTGCAGCAGGGTCGGGTGCCCGGGGTTCCCCAGGGGAGGCAGCTCCGGGTGTGCTCATGGTATTTTCCTGGacccactgcagagctgctacCTGA
Coding sequences within:
- the LOC135422240 gene encoding fatty acyl-CoA hydrolase precursor, medium chain-like isoform X1 — translated: MAAGRDAALLAWIVTLGVTVLGATGQKAEQPEVETKYGRARGFQFKVDTAERSVNVFLGLPFAKPPLGSLRFSEPQPPEPWKGVRDATSYPPACVQDPVQGQHFSDMITNRKEKVPLQVSEDCLYLNVYTPVSAGEQQKLPVFVWIHGGGLVSGAASTYDGSALAAFENVVVVTIQYRLGVLGYFSTGDEHARGNWGYLDQVAALQWIQENIIHFGGDPGSVTITGESAGGISVSALVLSPLAKGLFHRAISESGTALLGLFTDQPKEEAQKIADASGCEKSSSAAIVECLREKTAEEIIQLTLKMDMTAVWLCSTSPENCKQDFFFISTCVDGVFFPKSPRQLLSEKSINAVPYMIGVNNGEFTWGLPMMMKFPPFMDGLDKNVAREILHISLVILHKGLTSAAVDGLYNEYIGDADSPAQVRDGLLDALGDVFFVFSSLEVANFHRDAGNPVYFYEFQHRPSEAEGVLPDFVKADHTSEIAFVFGKPFLAGRATEEENKLSRTVMKYWTNFARNGNPNGEGLVHWPQYGLDEKYLEIDLNQKAAQKLKEGKMKFWTQLMKQMMSERKEHTEL
- the LOC135422240 gene encoding fatty acyl-CoA hydrolase precursor, medium chain-like isoform X2 is translated as MAAGRDAALLAWIVTLGVTVLGATGQKAEQPEVETKYGRARGFQFKVDTAERSVNVFLGLPFAKPPLGSLRFSEPQPPEPWKGVRDATSYPPACVQDPVQGQHFSDMITNRKEKVPLQVSEDCLYLNVYTPVSAGEQQKLPVFVWIHGGGLVSGAASTYDGSALAAFENVVVVTIQYRLGVLGYFSTGDEHARGNWGYLDQVAALQWIQENIIHFGGDPGSVTITGESAGGISVSALVLSPLAKGLFHRAISESGTALLGLFTDQPKEEAQKIADASGCEKSSSAAIVECLREKTAEEIIQLTLKMDFFFISTCVDGVFFPKSPRQLLSEKSINAVPYMIGVNNGEFTWGLPMMMKFPPFMDGLDKNVAREILHISLVILHKGLTSAAVDGLYNEYIGDADSPAQVRDGLLDALGDVFFVFSSLEVANFHRDAGNPVYFYEFQHRPSEAEGVLPDFVKADHTSEIAFVFGKPFLAGRATEEENKLSRTVMKYWTNFARNGNPNGEGLVHWPQYGLDEKYLEIDLNQKAAQKLKEGKMKFWTQLMKQMMSERKEHTEL